The Schizosaccharomyces pombe strain 972h- genome assembly, chromosome: I genome contains a region encoding:
- the tlh1 gene encoding RecQ type DNA helicase, whose amino-acid sequence MVVASEIAKVASKTARDIAGCFTCQCGTQFDNVERIVQHFKECRYRDETCKDDDIVVYEPSSFVQDEKKDKPIIVEAASEATSEEACNSSKERQLPALSALSALSTLTTSANDDLWTARLIWQSTNDTKLDNSPSSNYTDLNHKLANYGLSILSIHALMCVECECLLNVIHTAQHMQIVHKLELNEDLLWFQELRTLKLKSPTNVLQTHSSQTHVYPYIRGLPVLLNGYECVPCTKNGTGFVHAIMDTFRHHVRRTHGKVIKLENCIRRTALQTVKNKYAQRCQFFKVDYVPLNGGEEEEEEEGEEKEDAQNIKERMVDFCFSKFMEKNQQRREQQDKGENKKRQDDVDQATDNNTNTILEDDEKDNDEEEEEEIVNAREKNLLNQQFNWTAIVKKLGENWDQLVRFEYTNGIVTLDTIVNQLIRYYYRGFRHLSGMTMGMRRMFTQGGSYSAQERGLCRLEQKDTVVRYAQSAALYLIFLLRRPSADSGIRRHLEAMCGATVERKEGGSNSSSNISNVANFDSAEDDNDNDNDNDRDSNNNNNNNNTNTDDDDKLAYLELHEALKLAFLQQYDFSKNVQDLEIMEFLACMSLHKDGTSKYAYEISACFAPLIYTCRLVAACELQRLIDEKQIDLLSIPSFQTAGSIAYAHVFCFITLGQRNLYDVLYETQKVVRDIIRTEGYANTLQGLSPSTVLFQPRSNSMYPCIGDAFNNMVRLDLSELTALYEGMFAKVQDLLKELCFDMNVEKLLPISLLRSIGDDINNSKLGYSFFKESIEIRSSHSVLLRTILKNSELCHRFFPSMSKKDLTKLFGGVSDQQRNECDNYSNHYNDNSNDNDNDVFLKLHWSKSAIKKYETKASIFNELLFCLVYISAGQPARAQEMVYWTLRNGKYKTRELYLMFGRLMIYSRYDKTRNMKFAEKPIPRFLSEPLSILALRYYVLVRPLEALMKYVTTADRSKVAVYLDFMFVIAGERLQRDLPYRIFPKATYQCIQKPLGFRNYRHIAHYFKEKNIEEEMTRESYFDLQAGHTRNTALYIYGRTMDNLHYLPSDYFANFFRASYKWQELLQIRDNPTHGLLVETKHPFIKRVDQLEEALNEKLARLVGEQMVEGDKEKDKTNEEKNKDEVKAEMTQPVVNQDSHDLQDQLATTPTAPTAFHYRPGLLQPSQTSVQHCCWALSQYYGLEAKFRSLKQFQSVYFSLLNRMNLITVLPTGGGKSLSFLIPALIEKKRQTPGKVMNMVTLVLVPMMSLRQDMMLRVNEKGLLVCSGNWTAFKDVRLTLETQLPDLFILTYESALTNSGLRFFESLATLGRLARVVIDEAHLLLTSGAWRTALSRASRLSGLYAPLHLLSATFPRQLEMVARQTFCTNFYVLRETSTARENIFYFLHPYDNTEFLLDLRTLMKRTKVFEGDGRAIIFCRTKKDVEYIHRRLHQSDLFAHTHVTIYTGDVSDEERQMNFDAFRNANGKTRIMIATKAFGLGINYMGVRLVVHYGLPASSMDYVQETGRAGRDGKYAIAALFYEKYDSTWSSYVEDSMKNFLNDNTMCVRSFLASEMDGECVCCASFANCVYCSRCSDSLLGEESTVSTMYGVKPTLPETPKPAIATHSRYNASFSSSPPPQPGNSSGMSAMNTNTTSTTPVSLSELSEITLFPSSVSPTWKKSFGNANTNLKYGLEDMSLSHRRGHKRTYDEHLNNVQQGVNHDMNRVHGSVGGMSGIVGIGIGIGDGDGDGDVDSRTIHFAEYKSRVQAVKKQWVDSTDISAQLERFFRVYKDECLSCTLGNPDTEIRAHTGKACPVRLSTCYKCGKADHNLRECKLRIRFQGLCLFCGLTKFEHADSDMAYTSDCRSWARKANLISLVYYAWNNVQYRRTIADKFLQGDVRD is encoded by the coding sequence ATGGTCGTCGCTTCAGAAATTGCTAAAGTCGCTTCAAAAACTGCTAGAGATATCGCCGGATGCTTTACTTGTCAATGTGGAACTCAATTTGATAATGTAGAAAGGATCGTTCAACATTTCAAGGAATGTCGATACAGAGACGAAACTTGTAAAGACGATGATATCGTCGTCTATGAACCCAGCTCTTTCGTTCAGGACGAGAAAAAGGATAAGCCAATCATCGTTGAGGCTGCCAGTGAGGCTACCAGTGAGGAGGCTTGCAATTCTTCCAAGGAGCGTCAACTACCCGCTCTCTCTGCTCTCTCTGCTCTCTCTACTCTCACTACGAGTGCAAATGACGACTTGTGGACTGCACGGCTAATTTGGCAAAGTACAAATGACACCAAATTGGACAACAGCCCATCATCAAATTATACTGACTTGAATCACAAGTTGGCTAATTATGGACTCTCCATTTTGTCTATTCATGCTTTGATGTGCGTAGAATGTGAATGCTTGTTAAACGTGATTCACACTGCGCAACATATGCAAATTGTGCATAAACTAGAGTTAAACGAAGATCTTTTGTGGTTTCAAGAACTAAGGACTTTAAAGTTAAAAAGTCCAACAAATGTTTTACAAACTCATTCTTCTCAAACCCATGTATACCCATACATCAGAGGACTACCAGTACTTTTAAATGGATATGAGTGTGTGCCGTGCACAAAAAACGGAACAGGATTCGTACATGCAATCATGGATACCTTTCGCCATCATGTTCGACGTACTCATGGAAAAGTTataaaattggaaaattgTATACGTCGAACAGCTTTGCAAACGGTTAAGAACAAGTATGCTCAACGATGTCAGTTCTTCAAAGTCGATTATGTACCTTTGAATGGaggagaagaagaagaagaggaggaGGGGGAGGAGAAAGAAGATGCACAAAACATCAAGGAAAGAATGGTGgacttttgcttttcaaaatttatggAGAAGAATCAACAGCGGCGGGAGCAGCAAGACAAAggtgaaaataaaaaacgaCAAGATGATGTTGACCAAGCAACAGACAACAACACTAACACTATTCTtgaagatgatgaaaaagataacgatgaagaggaagaggaagagaTTGTCAATGCACGAGagaaaaatcttttaaatcaaCAATTCAATTGGACGGCAATTGTGAAAAAACTTGGAGAAAATTGGGATCAGCTGGTTCGATTCGAATATACGAATGGAATTGTAACTTTGGATACCATTGTAAACCAGTTGATTCGTTATTACTATCGAGGATTCCGTCATCTAAGTGGAATGACCATGGGCATGAGACGAATGTTTACTCAAGGAGGAAGCTATAGTGCACAAGAGCGAGGACTTTGTCGCTTAGAGCAAAAGGATACAGTTGTGAGATATGCTCAAAGTGCAGCACTATACCTAATATTTCTGTTACGTCGTCCATCAGCGGACTCGGGGATAAGAAGACACTTGGAAGCAATGTGTGGAGCAACAGTGGAGAGAAAAGAAGGTGGCAGTAACAGCAGCAGTAACATCAGCAACGTCGCCAACTTTGATAGTGCTGAAGACGACAATGACAATGACAATGACAATGACAGAGACAGTAACAATAACAATAACAATAACAACACCAATACTGACGATGATGATAAGCTGGCATACTTGGAACTGCACGAGGCATTAAAATTGGCTTTTCTGCAACAATAcgatttttctaaaaatgttCAAGACTTGGAAATCATGGAGTTTCTTGCATGCATGTCTTTGCATAAAGATGGTACTTCAAAATATGCCTATGAAATCTCTGCCTGCTTTGCACCCCTAATATACACGTGTCGTCTTGTAGCAGCATGTGAGTTACAACGATTGATcgatgaaaaacaaatcgaCTTGTTGTCCATTCCATCGTTTCAAACCGCTGGTTCTATTGCTTATGCTCATGTGTTTTGCTTTATCACGCTTggtcaaagaaatttatatGATGTTCTTTACGAAACCCAAAAAGTCGTTAGGGATATCATTCGAACGGAAGGGTATGCAAATACACTGCAAGGACTAAGCCCAAGTACCGTATTGTTTCAGCCACGAAGTAATTCTATGTACCCGTGCATTGGAGATGCATTCAATAACATGGTGCGATTGGACTTGAGTGAGCTGACAGCTCTGTATGAGGGGATGTTTGCCAAAGTTCAGGACTTGTTAAAAGAGCTATGTTTTGATATGAATGTGGAAAAACTATTACCCATTTCGTTACTAAGGTCAATTGGAGATGACATAAACAATAGTAAATTGGGatattcattctttaaaGAGTCGATAGAGATACGTTCATCTCATAGTGTGCTGTTACGAACAATACTTAAGAACAGTGAACTTTGTCATCGGTTTTTCCCATCGATGTCTAAGAAGGATCTGACAAAGTTGTTTGGTGGAGTAAGTGATCAGCAAAGAAATGAGTGCGACAACTATAGCAACCACTACAACGACAACTCTAATGATAATGACAATGATGTGTTTCTCAAATTACATTGGTCTAAATCtgctattaaaaagtatgaGACAAAGGCATCTATCTTCAATGAGTTATTGTTTTGTCTAGTGTACATATCTGCTGGACAACCAGCCAGAGCACAAGAGATGGTGTATTGGACTTTGCGGAATGGCAAGTATAAGACTCGCGAATTGTATTTGATGTTTGGAAGGCTGATGATTTACAGCAGATACGATAAGACTCGTAATATGAAGTTTGCTGAAAAGCCAATCCCCAGGTTTCTTTCTGAGCCGCTTTCCATTTTAGCACTTCGGTACTATGTTTTGGTTCGACCATTGGAAGCATTGATGAAGTATGTGACAACCGCTGATAGGTCGAAAGTAGCTGTATACTTGGATTTCATGTTTGTGATTGCTGGCGAACGATTGCAAAGAGATTTACCGTATCgaatttttccaaaggCCACCTACCAATGCATTCAAAAACCGTTGGGATTTCGAAACTACAGGCACATTGCTCactattttaaagaaaaaaacatcGAGGAAGAAATGACGAGGGAATCATATTTCGATTTACAGGCTGGACATACACGAAACACAGCGCTCTACATCTATGGGCGCACTATGGACAACTTGCATTATCTGCCGTCGGATTATTTCGCCAACTTTTTTCGTGCAAGCTATAAGTGGCAGGAACTATTACAGATTCGAGATAACCCGACCCATGGACTGTTGGTGGAAACAAAGCACCCATTCATCAAGCGAGTTGATCAATTGGAGGAAGCGCTGAATGAGAAGCTGGCAAGGTTGGTAGGTGAACAAATGGTGGAGGGGGACAAGGAAAAGGACAAGACAAATGAGGAGAAGAACAAGGACGAGGTAAAGGCTGAAATGACACAGCCCGTTGTAAATCAAGACTCTCATGACTTACAAGACCAATTGGCCACTACGCCCACCGCGCCCACCGCATTTCACTACCGCCCAGGACTTCTTCAACCATCTCAAACTTCTGTTCAACATTGTTGTTGGGCATTGTCTCAATATTATGGTCTCGAAGCGAAATTCCGTTCGCTGAAACAATTTCAATCggtttatttttctcttttaaatCGTATGAATTTGATTACCGTACTCCCAACTGGAGGTGGAAAGTCTTTGTCGTTTTTGATACCGGCGCTcatcgaaaaaaaaagacaaaccCCAGGAAAGGTGATGAATATGGTCACGCTGGTTCTAGTGCCCATGATGTCGTTACGGCAAGATATGATGCTCAGAGTGAATGAAAAGGGACTGCTTGTTTGTTCGGGGAATTGGACCGCATTCAAAGATGTACGATTGACTTTAGAGACGCAACTTCCCGATTTGTTTATCTTGACATACGAGTCAGCATTAACCAACAGTGGTCTTCggttttttgaaagtttgGCAACACTTGGTCGTTTGGCACGAGTGGTAATTGATGAAGCACATTTGTTACTCACCAGTGGAGCATGGAGAACGGCTTTGTCGAGAGCATCGCGGTTGTCTGGCTTGTATGCACCATTGCACTTGTTGAGTGCCACCTTTCCCAGGCAACTAGAGATGGTTGCCAGACAAACGTTTTGTACAAACTTTTACGTTTTACGAGAAACGTCTACTGCACGGGAAAAcatcttttactttttgcATCCCTATGATAATACCGAGTTTTTGTTGGACTTGCGAACGTTGATGAAACGAACAAAGGTCTTTGAAGGTGATGGACGTGCTATCATCTTTTGTCGAACCAAAAAGGATGTCGAATACATTCATCGTCGTCTTCACCAGTCGGACTTGTTCGCTCACACCCATGTAACCATTTACACAGGAGATGTAAGCGACGAAGAACGACAAATGAACTTTGACGCGTTTCGAAATGCAAATGGGAAGACACGAATCATGATCGCTACCAAGGCATTCGGACTCGGTATCAACTATATGGGAGTGCGTTTAGTAGTACACTATGGATTACCAGCTTCATCTATGGATTATGTACAGGAGACAGGTCGAGCTGGAAGAGATGGCAAGTATGCGATTGCAGCATTGTTTTACGAGAAATATGATTCTACATGGTCGAGCTACGTAGAGGATTCGatgaaaaactttcttaatgataatacGATGTGTGTTCGATCGTTTCTCGCAAGTGAAATGGATGGCGAATGTGTATGTTGTGCATCGTTTGCTAACTGTGTTTACTGCTCAAGATGCTCAGATTCGTTACTTGGTGAAGAATCAACTGTGTCTACGATGTATGGAGTGAAACCGACATTGCCAGAAACACCGAAACCAGCCATTGCAACACATTCGCGTTATAATGCATCGTTTTCGTCTTCCCCCCCACCACAGCCAGGGAATAGCAGTGGTATGAGTGCTATGAACACTAACACTACTAGTACTACGCCAGTGTCTTTGTCGGAATTATCGGAAATCACTTTGTTCCCTTCGTCTGTATCGCCAACATGGAAGAAAAGCTTTGGCAATGCTAATACGAATCTAAAGTATGGTTTGGAAGACATGTCGCTCAGCCATCGTCGTGGTCATAAACGCACATACGATGAACATTTGAACAATGTACAACAGGGCGTCAACCATGACATGAATCGTGTTCATGGTAGTGTTGGAGGTATGAGTGGTATTGTTGGTATTGGTATTGGTATTGGTGATGGTGATGGTGATGGTGATGTTGATTCTCGTACCATTCATTTCGCCGAGTATAAAAGTCGTGTGCAAGCCGTCAAAAAACAATGGGTAGACTCAACTGACATTTCAGCACAACTCGAGCGATTCTTTCGAGTGTATAAAGATGAATGTCTAAGTTGCACTCTTGGTAACCCAGACACAGAAATTCGTGCTCATACCGGGAAAGCATGCCCCGTACGCTTATCTACTTGTTATAAATGTGGCAAGGCCGACCACAACTTGCGAGAATGTAAACTACGTATTCGATTTCAAGgactttgtttattttgtgGTTTGACAAAGTTTGAACATGCCGACAGTGATATGGCTTACACTTCTGACTGTAGGTCATGGGCTAGAAAGGCAAACTTGATATCGTTAGTTTACTATGCTTGGAACAATGTACAATACCGAAGGACTATTGCAGATAAATTCTTACAAGGTGATGTACGTGATC